Within the Flavobacterium sp. 9R genome, the region TTAGGTTGAAAAGTTGCAAGAGGAATTGGCATTTTGAAGTGTTGAGCATTCATTTGAGAAGTAGCAAATACAATTATGAAAAATAATGTTCTCATAGTTAGAAGGTTTTAGCACATAAAAATAACTTTTTTTTCGTTTACATAATGAGTCATTGCAAACTCTAGCGTTATTTAGTTATTTTTATTGCATTAAAATTAACTAAAATATTGTTTTTGGTATATAATCATCAAATTTTATGGCACTTTTTCAACGATTGAATTCCAAATTAACACCCATTATCAATACTGGATTTGGGACCAATGCTACTGTGAACGGAAAACGCTTTTTGGACAAGGAAGGTAGTGCAAGAGTGAAACGTTTAGGATTGACTTTTTTTGAAAGAAATAGTTGGTACCATACGCTTTTGGATTTACCTACTTGGAAGTTTCTTCTATTGTTGTTGTTGTTTTACATAGGTATTAATTTTGTTTTTGCTTATTTGTATTTCGTCATCGGAATAGAACACTTAAATGGTATAGCGACGACTCAAAGTCAATGGGAGCAGTTTGGACAAGCTTATTTTTTTAGTGCACAGACCTTTACTACTGTAGGATATGGTCATATAAGCCCCGTTGGTTTTTTAACTAGTTCGCTCTCTGCAGCCGAGGCTTTAATTGGTCTACTAAGTTTTGCAATTGCTACAGGTTTGTTTTTCGGGCGTTTTAGTAAGCCTAGAGTATATCTGAAGTTTTCGGAAAATGCGATTATCGCACCATATCAAGGTGGAACAGCATTTATGTTTAGAATGGCGCCCTACAAAAACACGAATTATTTGGATACAGAAGTCAATGCAACATTTGGTTTGAGTATAGAAGAAAACGGAGTATTGACGAATAAGTTTTATACGTTAGATTTAGAGATTAGTAAAGTGAATACCCTAATGCTAAGTTGGACAATTGTGCATCCCATTACCGAAAAAAGTCCATTTTATCAATTTACTGCGCAAGATTTCGAAACCTTACAGGGTGAAATATTAGTTTTTATTAAAACTTTTGATGATATGTACAGCACAACGGTTGCCACAAGAACTTCTTATATTTTTAAAGAAGTTGTCTATGGCGCCAAGTTTAAACCGATGTTTGAAAGTAGTACAAAACACTCGCATACTTTAATACATTTAAATCAGCTCAATGATTTTGAAAAAGTAACATTATAATTACTATTTTTTTTATTGTTTATCGAAAAAAATATTTTACTTTTGTTTAATAAATTTGAAAAAACAATGAACAATATTAAAAATGTATTTAGCATCAAAGACCTAGAAAATCTCTCAGGGATTAAAGCACATACGATTCGTATTTGGGAAAAACGATACAATGTTTTGCAACCCATGCGAACAGATACTAATATTCGTTTATATGACCTTCATAGTCTTCAAAAGTTACTAAACATAACTTTGCTTCATGATTATGGGTACAAAATATCCAAGATTGCTACCTATTCAGAAGAAAAAATCCCATCCTTAGTTCGTGAGATTATCACCACAAAAAATGCCAATAATCACGCAATTAGTGATTTTAAAATGGCAATGATGAATTTTGACCAAGATTTGTTTTTTAAAACGTACGATTGGTTAATTGCAAAAAAAACATTCAAAGAGGTTTTTTTGCAAGTGTTTGTTCCTTTGATGAATGAATTGGGTTTATTATGGCAAACCGACACTATTACACCAGCACATGAGCATTTTGTGAGCTATTTGATTAAACAAAAATTACTAATTAATATTGAGCAATTACAAACGCAGCCTGTACAACATCATGATAAAGTATTTGTATTGTCTTTGCCAATGAATGAAATTCATGAGCTAGGTTTGATGTATTTGCATTACGAAATTTTGTTGCAAGGCTATAAAACGGTTTATTTGGGCGAAAGCATGCCAATTGATAACCTTAAGGTGTTGAAAAATAATTTTGGTCCTATTGTATATATCACTTACATGACTGTACAGCCAGATCGTGAGGCAATAGATAATTATGTATCAACAATGGAGTCGGAGTTGTTGGGCGATGGTACGCAATTGTGGTTTATTGGTCGATTGGTTGAGAATATTGATAGAGATAAAATTGCCTCTGAAACGCATATTTTTCAATCCATAACAGAATTAGTAGACGCAATTTAAATCCCAAATAATGCCCCTCTTATAATGAAAAAAATTACGATTATAGGCTCAGGTTTTTCTGCTTTATCCGCCTCTTGTTATTTGGCCAAAAGCGGCCACGATGTTACTATTTTTGAGAAAAATGCAACAATTGGCGGAAGAGCAAGGCAGATGAAATCCGCTGGTTTTACTTTTGATATGGGTCCGAGTTGGTACTGGATGCCAGATATTTTTGAACGTTTTTTTGCCGATTTTAATAAAAAGCCAAGTGATTATTACGAGCTAATTAAGCTCTCACCAGCATATCGTGTATATTTTGGTGTAGATGATTTTATAGCCATTGCAGATAATCTTGACGAAATTGTAACCACTTTTGAAAATATCGAAAAAGGAAGTGGCAAAGTCCTAAGAGCTTTTATGGCCGAAGCGCAAAGCAATTATGATATTGCCATCAAGGATTTGGTGTATCGACCTGGCGTTTCTCCGTTAGAATTAGTGACAACAAAAACAGCCCAAAAAGTTGGTCAGTTTTTTAGCAATATCAGTCGTGATGTTCGCAAAAAGTTTACCAATCCAAGATTGATTCAGATTCTTGAATTTCCAGTTCTTTTTTTAGGAGCCAAACCTTCGGACACACCTTCGTTTTATAGTTTTATGAACTATGCCG harbors:
- a CDS encoding MerR family transcriptional regulator yields the protein MNNIKNVFSIKDLENLSGIKAHTIRIWEKRYNVLQPMRTDTNIRLYDLHSLQKLLNITLLHDYGYKISKIATYSEEKIPSLVREIITTKNANNHAISDFKMAMMNFDQDLFFKTYDWLIAKKTFKEVFLQVFVPLMNELGLLWQTDTITPAHEHFVSYLIKQKLLINIEQLQTQPVQHHDKVFVLSLPMNEIHELGLMYLHYEILLQGYKTVYLGESMPIDNLKVLKNNFGPIVYITYMTVQPDREAIDNYVSTMESELLGDGTQLWFIGRLVENIDRDKIASETHIFQSITELVDAI
- a CDS encoding ion channel, with translation MALFQRLNSKLTPIINTGFGTNATVNGKRFLDKEGSARVKRLGLTFFERNSWYHTLLDLPTWKFLLLLLLFYIGINFVFAYLYFVIGIEHLNGIATTQSQWEQFGQAYFFSAQTFTTVGYGHISPVGFLTSSLSAAEALIGLLSFAIATGLFFGRFSKPRVYLKFSENAIIAPYQGGTAFMFRMAPYKNTNYLDTEVNATFGLSIEENGVLTNKFYTLDLEISKVNTLMLSWTIVHPITEKSPFYQFTAQDFETLQGEILVFIKTFDDMYSTTVATRTSYIFKEVVYGAKFKPMFESSTKHSHTLIHLNQLNDFEKVTL